CTGTTCTCGATCGCAAGCTGGGGTTGCAGCCCTCTTATCCGCTCATGGATGATGATGATATTTCCCGCCTCGCGGAGGATTTTGTCGCGGCAGCAAAACTTTCACAGCGCGCCGGTTTTGCTTTCGTCGATCTCAAGCATTGCCATGGCTATCTTGGCCACGAGTTCCTGAGCGCCGTGGATCGCGCCGGGCGTTATGGCGGCAGCTTTGAAAACCGCACACGGTTTTTGCGGGAGATCGTTGCCGGCATACACACGGAAGCGCCGGCGCTGCAAATTGCAGTGCGTGTGAGTGCGTTCGATTTCGTGCCTTACCGTTCCGGCGCGCAGGGCGTGGGCGAGCCTGAAATCGCAAACGGCGCGGAGTATCATTACGCATTCGGCGCTGATGCCACCGGCTTGCAAATCGACCTCGCCGAGCCGCGCGCCTTTCTCGATTTGCTTGCTGCGCTCAGGATTCAACTCGTATGCATTACCGCTGGAAGCCCCTATTACAATCCGCATATTCAACGCCCCGCATTGTTTCCGCCTTCCGATGGCTATCTGCCGCCGGAAGATCCGCTCGCCGGCGTGGCACGGCAAATTGCAGTGACGGCCAAACTCAAACAATATCGCCCGGATTTGATTTTTGTGGGCTCAGGATACACCTATTTGCAGGAATGGCTGCCGCAGGTGGCGCAAAATGTGATTCGCACCGGCCAGGCGGATTTTGTGGGTTTGGGAAGAATGGTGTTGTCGTATCCCGAAATGCCGGCGGACATTTTACGCGGCAAGCCCTTGCAGCGCAAGCGCATTTGCCGCACGTTCAGCGATTGTACCACCGCCCCGCGCAATGGATTGATTTCGGGTTGTTATCCGTTGGATGAGTATTACAAGAGCAAGTCGGAAGCGGAAGAATTGATGAGATTGAAGGGCAAAGCATAACGATTACGCTTATCTTTTCCTCCCAGAAGACCTATCCCCGCTGTTATTACCGCAGCCATTCCTCCAAATTCTCCATCACAAACACATCATCATTCAAATGCGGATAGGCTGCATGTACGCGATCGATCTCCGCGAGCTGGCCGGGAGACAAATCTTCATTGGGATTCAGCGTCCAGCGGCCTTCCAGCAAACCCTGCCGCCGCAGCACTTCATGAATGCCGGCAATGCAACCGGCAAAGTTGTTTTGGGGATCAAAAAATGCGGCGTTGCAATCTGTGATTTGGATTGCCCGGGTTAGCAGTTCGGAAGGAATAGCCTGTTGCTTTTTCACCAGGGTATGAATTTCTTCCAGCAACTCCACTGCCTTTTTTGTCCACACCGCCCAGTGCCCCAGCAGCCCTCCCACAACGCGCAAAGCAACGCAGCTTTGTTCTAGCCCGAAGCGAAACGCGCTCAATAAATCCAACACAATATTGTCATCGTTGCCCGTGTAAAGCGCAATCTCCCGGCCCCGGCCTGAGGCTGCAACCGCCCGCAAAACATCAATTGTGTAGTAGCGATTGAACGGCGCCATTTTGATTGCTACAAGATTTTCGATTTCGGCGGCTTCCCTCCAGAAATCAAAACTGAGCACGCGCCCGCCCACCGCCGGCTGCAGGTAGAATCCCATAATCGGAATGATTTCCGCAATGGCGCGCAAATGAGAAAGTAACTCAGTCGTGCCGGCTTCACGCAAAGCACCCAGACTGACCAGGCCAATATGATAACCAAGATTAACGGCAGTTTTTGCTTCACGCACCGCTTGCGCCGTTGGTCCGGCAATGCCCGCAACTCGAATA
The genomic region above belongs to Cytophagia bacterium CHB2 and contains:
- a CDS encoding dihydrodipicolinate synthase family protein encodes the protein MATFPLPPPEILALLRRGVVIPAHPLALNAQRKFDEKRQCALTRYYCAAGAGGVAVGVHTTQFEIREPKFGLYEPVLSLAAETLDGIVAATGKILIRVAGIAGPTAQAVREAKTAVNLGYHIGLVSLGALREAGTTELLSHLRAIAEIIPIMGFYLQPAVGGRVLSFDFWREAAEIENLVAIKMAPFNRYYTIDVLRAVAASGRGREIALYTGNDDNIVLDLLSAFRFGLEQSCVALRVVGGLLGHWAVWTKKAVELLEEIHTLVKKQQAIPSELLTRAIQITDCNAAFFDPQNNFAGCIAGIHEVLRRQGLLEGRWTLNPNEDLSPGQLAEIDRVHAAYPHLNDDVFVMENLEEWLR
- a CDS encoding NADH:flavin oxidoreductase, coding for MKYRRIASLKTLVEFQRYLAELGIELPCDAELQSGANSPLAQPCVLDNGFKIGNRFCILPMEGWDGTSDGRPSEETRRRWQHFGVSGAKLIWGGEAVAVRHEGRANPNQLLINEKNLRELAKLRETLVMVHEREYGTSSDLLVGLQLTHSGRYCKPNRKDCMEPQILYHHPVLDRKLGLQPSYPLMDDDDISRLAEDFVAAAKLSQRAGFAFVDLKHCHGYLGHEFLSAVDRAGRYGGSFENRTRFLREIVAGIHTEAPALQIAVRVSAFDFVPYRSGAQGVGEPEIANGAEYHYAFGADATGLQIDLAEPRAFLDLLAALRIQLVCITAGSPYYNPHIQRPALFPPSDGYLPPEDPLAGVARQIAVTAKLKQYRPDLIFVGSGYTYLQEWLPQVAQNVIRTGQADFVGLGRMVLSYPEMPADILRGKPLQRKRICRTFSDCTTAPRNGLISGCYPLDEYYKSKSEAEELMRLKGKA